From a single Theropithecus gelada isolate Dixy chromosome 10, Tgel_1.0, whole genome shotgun sequence genomic region:
- the LOC112632879 gene encoding casein kinase I isoform X3 encodes MELRVGNKYRLGRKIGSGSFGDIYLGANIASGEEVAIKLECVKTKHPQLHIESKFYKMMQGGVGIPSIKWCGAEGDYNVMVMELLGPSLEDLFNFCSRKFSLKTVLLLADQMISRIEYIHSKNFIHRDVKPDNFLMGLGKKGNLVYIIDFGLAKKYRDARTHQHIPYRENKNLTGTARYASINTHLGIEQSRRDDLESLGYVLMYFNLGSLPWQGLKAATKRQKYERISEKKMSTPIEVLCKGYPSEFSTYLNFCRSLRFDDKPDYSYLRQLFRNLFHRQGFSYDYVFDWNMLKFGASSSQAQPHDSPVTAKGPFCPRPCPCAGPTYSPTYWCPAPLGTQSPPDRPMEEVEEVEELPQNYWPVVWTPGPHF; translated from the exons GTGCCAACATCGCCTCTGGTGAGGAAGTCGCCATCAAGCTGGAGTGTGTGAAGACGAAGCACCCCCAGCTGCACATTGAGAGCAAGTTCTACAAGATGATGCAGGGCGGTG TGGGGATCCCTTCCATCAAGTGGTGCGGAGCTGAGGGCGACTACAACGTGATGGTCATGGAGCTGCTGGGGCCCAGCCTCGAGGACCTGTTCAACTTCTGTTCCCGCAAGTTCAGCCTCAAGACGGTGCTGCTCCTGGCCGACCAGATG ATCAGCCGCATCGAGTATATCCACTCCAAGAACTTCATCCACCGGGACGTCAAGCCCGACAACTTCCTCATGGGGCTGGGGAAGAAGGGCAACCTGGTCTACATCATCGACTTCGGCCTGGCCAAGAAGTACCGGGACGCCCGCACCCACCAGCACATTCCCTACCGGGAAAACAAGAACCTGACCGGCACAGCTCGCTACGCTTCCATCAACACGCACCTGGGCATTG AGCAAAGCCGTCGAGATGACCTGGAGAGCCTGGGCTACGTGCTCATGTACTTCAACCTGGGCTCCCTGCCCTGGCAGGGACTCAAAGCAGCCACCAAGCGCCAGAAGTATGAGCGGATCAGCGAGAAGAAGATGTCAACACCCATTGAGGTCCTCTGCAAAGGCTATCCCT CCGAATTCTCAACATACCTCAACTTCTGCCGCTCCCTGCGGTTTGACGACAAGCCCGACTACTCTTACCTACGTCAGCTCTTCCGCAACCTCTTCCACCGGCAGGGCTTCTCCTATGACTACGTCTTCGACTGGAACATGCTGAAATTC GGGGCTTCCTCTAGCCAGGCTCAGCCCCATGACAGCCCTGTGACAGCGAAGGGACCATTCTGTCCCCGCCCCTGTCCCTGTGCCGGGCCCACGTACTCACCCACCTACTG GTGCCCGGCGCCCCTGGGCACCCAGAGCCCCCCAGATAGGCccatggaggaggtggaggaggtggaggagctgCCCCAAAACTACTGGCCTGTGGTCTGGACTCCAGGGCCCCATTTCTGA
- the LOC112632879 gene encoding casein kinase I isoform X1 → MELRVGNKYRLGRKIGSGSFGDIYLGANIASGEEVAIKLECVKTKHPQLHIESKFYKMMQGGVGIPSIKWCGAEGDYNVMVMELLGPSLEDLFNFCSRKFSLKTVLLLADQMISRIEYIHSKNFIHRDVKPDNFLMGLGKKGNLVYIIDFGLAKKYRDARTHQHIPYRENKNLTGTARYASINTHLGIEQSRRDDLESLGYVLMYFNLGSLPWQGLKAATKRQKYERISEKKMSTPIEVLCKGYPSEFSTYLNFCRSLRFDDKPDYSYLRQLFRNLFHRQGFSYDYVFDWNMLKFVSHLEAKAGLGDWMGKALTQRARVSQWRVGLPTDGRYELDSVVDLTGVLEPSCLIRADSLCRRGQQGPGRALPPAETRRTWLHLGSLLGARGRAWVVLVVSPAALIAAYTILLLFCTSQVATCTVAPLASLDPVMVLAFFLVMGPWVWLGSSVSLF, encoded by the exons GTGCCAACATCGCCTCTGGTGAGGAAGTCGCCATCAAGCTGGAGTGTGTGAAGACGAAGCACCCCCAGCTGCACATTGAGAGCAAGTTCTACAAGATGATGCAGGGCGGTG TGGGGATCCCTTCCATCAAGTGGTGCGGAGCTGAGGGCGACTACAACGTGATGGTCATGGAGCTGCTGGGGCCCAGCCTCGAGGACCTGTTCAACTTCTGTTCCCGCAAGTTCAGCCTCAAGACGGTGCTGCTCCTGGCCGACCAGATG ATCAGCCGCATCGAGTATATCCACTCCAAGAACTTCATCCACCGGGACGTCAAGCCCGACAACTTCCTCATGGGGCTGGGGAAGAAGGGCAACCTGGTCTACATCATCGACTTCGGCCTGGCCAAGAAGTACCGGGACGCCCGCACCCACCAGCACATTCCCTACCGGGAAAACAAGAACCTGACCGGCACAGCTCGCTACGCTTCCATCAACACGCACCTGGGCATTG AGCAAAGCCGTCGAGATGACCTGGAGAGCCTGGGCTACGTGCTCATGTACTTCAACCTGGGCTCCCTGCCCTGGCAGGGACTCAAAGCAGCCACCAAGCGCCAGAAGTATGAGCGGATCAGCGAGAAGAAGATGTCAACACCCATTGAGGTCCTCTGCAAAGGCTATCCCT CCGAATTCTCAACATACCTCAACTTCTGCCGCTCCCTGCGGTTTGACGACAAGCCCGACTACTCTTACCTACGTCAGCTCTTCCGCAACCTCTTCCACCGGCAGGGCTTCTCCTATGACTACGTCTTCGACTGGAACATGCTGAAATTCGTGAGTCacctggaggccaaggcgggcttaGGGGACTGGATGGGGAAGGCCCTGACTCAGAGGGCCAGAGTGAGCCAGTGGCGGGTGGGGCTCCCGACAGACGGGAGGTATGAGCTGGACAGTGTGGTTGACCTCACTGGGGTCCTGGAGCCCTCCTGCCTCATCCGTGCTGACAGCTTGTGCCGCCGTGGGCAGCAGGGCCCAGGCAGGGCGCTGCCTCCTGCTGAAACAAGAAGGACCTGGCTTCACCTGGGGTCCCTCTTGGGTGCCCGTGGCAGGGCGTGGGTGGTGCTGGTGGTGTCCCCCGCCGCCCTGATCGCTGCCTACACCATCCTGCTCCTATTCTGCACATCCCAGGTGGCTACCTGCACTGTGGCCCCTCTGGCCAGCCTGGACCCAGTCATGGTGCTTGCTTTCTTCTTGGTCATGGGACCCTGGGTCTGGCTAGgcagttctgtttctctcttttaa